A section of the Sphingomonas ginsenosidivorax genome encodes:
- the aroQ gene encoding type II 3-dehydroquinate dehydratase yields MRPTIFVLNGPNLNLLGTREPEIYGDETLDDIAGQLEDRARDLELTIDMRQSNHEGHLIDWIHEAQARGAKAVILNAGAFTHTSVAVHDAIKGVKTPVIEVHLSNPHARESFRHVSLVGQAAKGTIAGFGALSYMLALEAAARF; encoded by the coding sequence ATCCGCCCGACGATCTTCGTCCTGAACGGTCCGAACCTGAACCTGCTCGGCACGCGCGAGCCGGAAATCTATGGCGACGAGACGCTCGACGACATTGCCGGCCAGCTTGAGGATCGCGCGCGCGATCTCGAGCTGACGATCGACATGCGGCAATCGAATCACGAGGGGCATCTGATCGACTGGATCCACGAGGCGCAGGCGCGCGGGGCGAAGGCGGTGATCCTCAACGCCGGCGCGTTCACGCACACCTCGGTCGCGGTCCACGACGCGATCAAGGGCGTGAAGACCCCGGTGATCGAGGTCCATCTCTCGAACCCGCACGCACGCGAGTCCTTCCGCCACGTCAGCCTCGTCGGGCAGGCGGCGAAGGGCACGATCGCCGGGTTCGGTGCACTCAGCTACATGCTCGCGCTTGAAGCCGCCGCCCGGTTCTGA
- a CDS encoding methyltransferase domain-containing protein codes for MSKALHTPRIVRVPETTRRPLPGSRTAIHDPRWPRIVAALSELRDRGRHAVRIVDADCGAGALLLHAAHHARALGFTAIEGRGIDGSPALVGRARAAAARQADAAIGLVFETADMLAALRDEADQPADILLCHATGPQACRPDMVDALHAAGRRVIGDAGLAPGLMVAS; via the coding sequence ATGAGCAAGGCCTTGCACACCCCGCGGATCGTCCGCGTCCCCGAAACCACCCGCCGCCCGCTGCCCGGTTCGCGGACCGCGATCCATGACCCGCGCTGGCCACGGATCGTGGCGGCGCTGTCGGAACTGCGCGACCGCGGGCGGCACGCCGTCCGGATCGTCGACGCCGATTGCGGCGCGGGGGCGCTGCTGCTCCACGCGGCGCACCACGCCCGCGCGCTCGGCTTCACCGCGATCGAGGGCCGCGGCATCGACGGATCGCCCGCACTGGTCGGCCGCGCGCGTGCCGCTGCCGCGCGCCAGGCGGACGCTGCGATCGGGCTGGTGTTCGAGACCGCCGACATGCTCGCCGCGCTGCGGGACGAGGCGGACCAGCCCGCCGACATCCTGCTCTGCCACGCGACTGGTCCGCAGGCCTGTCGCCCCGACATGGTCGACGCGCTGCACGCCGCCGGCCGCCGAGTCATCGGCGATGCAGGCCTAGCCCCCGGCCTCATGGTGGCGTCGTGA
- a CDS encoding magnesium and cobalt transport protein CorA has protein sequence MTVIAAYLYRHGRRVREIALDERVDCPSDRSEFVWIGLSDPCADEVATLRDLYGLHPLAVEDALKDGQLPKVDVYGDQLFVIGRTAHLVDGHIVYGQTAVFLGHSHIITVRQGSTRSHRPLREHLENSPDLLGQGADYVLHAVLDFIVDGYLPLVTTIEEEVTAMEQRTIDTFLGRAEIARIFALRRELLRFDRILVPMEEVARKLARSDLPGIDVEARHYFSDVLDHVRRVEAMASALREVLTSVFEFSNLMEQQRTGAITRQLAAWAAILAVPTAIAGIYGMNFDHMPELRLRYGYPVTIGVIVTICSVLYWRFKRVHWL, from the coding sequence ATGACCGTAATCGCCGCCTATCTGTATCGCCATGGTCGCCGCGTCCGCGAGATCGCGCTCGACGAACGCGTCGACTGTCCGTCCGACCGCTCCGAATTCGTCTGGATCGGGCTGTCCGATCCGTGCGCGGACGAGGTCGCGACGCTGCGCGACCTGTACGGGCTGCACCCGCTCGCGGTCGAGGATGCGCTCAAGGACGGGCAGCTGCCCAAGGTCGACGTCTATGGCGACCAGCTTTTCGTGATCGGGCGCACCGCGCATCTGGTCGACGGCCATATCGTCTACGGCCAGACCGCGGTGTTCCTCGGTCACAGCCATATCATCACCGTGCGCCAGGGATCGACGCGCTCGCACCGGCCGCTGCGCGAGCATCTCGAAAACTCGCCCGATCTGCTCGGCCAGGGCGCGGACTACGTGCTGCACGCGGTGCTCGACTTCATCGTCGACGGCTACCTCCCGCTCGTCACGACGATCGAGGAGGAGGTCACCGCGATGGAGCAGCGCACCATCGACACGTTCCTCGGCCGCGCCGAGATCGCGCGGATCTTCGCGCTGCGCCGCGAACTGCTCCGCTTCGACCGCATCCTGGTGCCGATGGAAGAGGTCGCGCGCAAGCTGGCGCGCAGCGACCTGCCCGGTATCGACGTCGAGGCGCGGCATTATTTCAGCGACGTGCTCGACCATGTCCGCCGCGTCGAAGCGATGGCGAGCGCGCTGCGCGAGGTGCTGACCTCGGTGTTCGAATTCAGCAATCTGATGGAACAGCAGCGCACCGGCGCGATCACCCGCCAGCTCGCCGCCTGGGCCGCGATCCTGGCGGTACCGACCGCGATCGCCGGCATCTACGGCATGAATTTCGACCACATGCCCGAACTGCGGCTGCGCTACGGCTACCCCGTCACGATCGGCGTGATCGTGACGATCTGCTCGGTCCTCTACTGGCGGTTCAAGCGGGTGCACTGGCTCTAG
- a CDS encoding HAD-IA family hydrolase produces the protein MTDLPTRSYAAFLFDMDGTILTSIASAERSWTAWAITHGLDVAAFLPTIHGVQSVETIRRLNLPGVDPVAEAAAITAAEMLDVADVTPIPGADVFLAALPAARWAIVTSAPRELAKVRLAAAGIPLPPLLISAEDAANGKPAPDCFLLAAERLGVAPADCLVFEDAPAGIAAAEAAGCAVMVVTATHGHAIETKHSTIDGYVGIAATAAADRLTLCRM, from the coding sequence ATGACCGATCTGCCTACACGTTCCTACGCCGCTTTCCTGTTCGACATGGACGGGACGATCCTGACCTCGATCGCGTCCGCCGAGCGAAGCTGGACCGCGTGGGCGATCACGCACGGCCTCGACGTCGCGGCGTTCCTGCCGACGATCCACGGCGTCCAGTCGGTCGAGACGATCCGCCGGTTGAACCTGCCCGGGGTCGACCCGGTCGCGGAGGCCGCGGCGATCACCGCTGCCGAGATGCTCGACGTCGCCGACGTCACGCCAATCCCTGGTGCGGACGTGTTCCTCGCAGCTTTGCCCGCGGCGCGCTGGGCAATCGTCACCTCGGCACCGCGCGAGTTGGCGAAGGTGCGTCTCGCCGCAGCGGGCATCCCGCTGCCGCCGCTCCTGATCAGTGCGGAAGACGCCGCGAACGGCAAGCCCGCACCCGACTGTTTCCTCCTCGCAGCGGAGCGGCTCGGCGTCGCACCCGCCGACTGCCTGGTGTTCGAGGATGCGCCTGCGGGAATCGCCGCGGCGGAGGCGGCGGGGTGCGCCGTAATGGTGGTCACGGCGACGCATGGCCATGCGATCGAGACCAAACATTCGACGATCGACGGTTATGTCGGGATCGCCGCGACCGCGGCGGCAGACCGACTCACGCTCTGCCGCATGTAA
- a CDS encoding P-II family nitrogen regulator codes for MKKIEAIIKPFKLDEVKEALHEIGVSGITVTEAKGFGRQKGHTELYRGAEYVVDFLPKVKLEVVVEDGLAQRVVEAIAAAAQTGRIGDGKIFVIPVESALRIRTGERDDDAI; via the coding sequence GTGAAAAAGATCGAAGCCATCATCAAGCCGTTCAAGCTCGATGAGGTAAAGGAGGCGCTGCACGAAATCGGCGTCAGCGGCATCACCGTGACCGAGGCCAAGGGCTTCGGCCGGCAAAAGGGTCATACCGAGCTCTATCGGGGCGCCGAATATGTCGTCGACTTCCTGCCCAAGGTGAAGCTCGAAGTCGTGGTTGAGGACGGCCTGGCGCAGCGCGTGGTCGAGGCGATCGCCGCCGCCGCGCAGACCGGCCGGATCGGCGACGGCAAGATCTTCGTCATCCCCGTCGAAAGCGCGCTGCGCATCCGCACCGGCGAACGCGACGACGACGCGATCTGA
- a CDS encoding neutral zinc metallopeptidase yields the protein MRLDDFDPNLNVEDQGRGGGGGFGGGGGGLLFGLLPLIGSRFGCGGIVVVLILMAVFGGLGNLGGMLGGGSAPSTQVARSDGAPAGTTTTAVCSSDPAKRAACQAFTSADHTWEAIFAKSGQRFEAPKLSFFTGNGRSGCGAAQSAMGPFYCPTDRGIYLDTSFFDELVNRFGAKGDFAQNYVIAHEFGHHIQNLLGTNEQVQRAQRSGSEAEGNAMSVRLELQADCYAGVWAAANRDRLDPGDIEEGMTAAQAIGDDTLQKQSQGRVVPDSFTHGSSAQRQAWLKRGLDSGDPAQCDTFSGAI from the coding sequence ATGCGGCTCGACGACTTCGATCCCAACCTCAACGTCGAAGACCAGGGCCGCGGTGGCGGAGGCGGGTTCGGCGGCGGTGGCGGCGGGCTGTTGTTCGGGCTGTTGCCGTTGATCGGCAGCCGGTTCGGTTGCGGCGGGATCGTCGTGGTGCTGATCCTGATGGCGGTCTTCGGCGGGCTCGGCAATCTGGGTGGGATGCTCGGCGGCGGCTCGGCGCCGTCCACGCAGGTCGCCCGCAGCGACGGCGCGCCCGCGGGTACGACGACGACCGCGGTCTGCTCGTCCGACCCTGCCAAGCGCGCCGCCTGCCAGGCGTTCACCTCCGCCGACCACACTTGGGAAGCGATCTTCGCGAAGAGCGGCCAGCGGTTCGAGGCGCCCAAGCTCTCGTTCTTCACCGGCAACGGCCGGTCGGGCTGCGGTGCCGCGCAGTCGGCGATGGGCCCCTTCTACTGCCCGACCGATCGCGGCATCTATCTCGACACCAGCTTCTTCGACGAACTCGTCAACCGCTTCGGCGCCAAGGGCGACTTCGCGCAGAACTACGTGATCGCGCACGAATTCGGCCATCACATCCAGAACCTGCTCGGCACCAACGAACAGGTCCAGCGCGCGCAGCGCTCGGGCAGCGAAGCTGAGGGCAACGCGATGTCGGTCCGGCTGGAACTGCAGGCGGACTGCTACGCCGGCGTCTGGGCCGCCGCCAACCGCGACCGCCTCGATCCCGGCGATATCGAAGAGGGCATGACCGCCGCGCAGGCGATCGGCGACGACACGCTGCAGAAGCAGTCACAGGGCCGCGTCGTCCCCGACAGCTTCACGCATGGCAGTTCCGCCCAGCGCCAGGCTTGGCTCAAGCGGGGCCTGGACTCGGGCGACCCCGCGCAGTGCGACACCTTCTCGGGGGCGATCTAA
- the accB gene encoding acetyl-CoA carboxylase biotin carboxyl carrier protein encodes MTDTHDTGAMQVDVNLVRQLAELLDTTQLTEIEVEDGSRRIRVARKAAQAAPVQHYAPAPSAPAAQVAPPLAIPQAETGASAPASTANAVKSPMVGTVYLSANPEAKAFVGVGQKVAAGDTLLIIEAMKVMNQIVAPSAGTVTAVLVENGQPVEFDQPLVVVE; translated from the coding sequence ATGACCGATACACATGATACGGGCGCGATGCAGGTCGATGTGAACCTCGTCCGCCAGCTCGCCGAGCTCCTCGACACCACCCAGCTGACCGAGATCGAGGTCGAAGACGGGTCCCGCCGCATCCGCGTCGCGCGCAAGGCCGCACAGGCCGCGCCGGTGCAGCATTATGCGCCCGCACCGTCCGCCCCCGCCGCTCAGGTCGCGCCGCCGCTGGCGATCCCGCAGGCCGAGACCGGCGCGTCCGCACCGGCCTCGACCGCCAACGCGGTCAAGTCGCCGATGGTCGGCACCGTCTATCTCTCGGCCAACCCCGAGGCGAAGGCGTTCGTCGGCGTCGGCCAGAAAGTCGCAGCCGGCGACACGCTGCTGATCATCGAGGCGATGAAGGTGATGAACCAGATCGTCGCGCCGTCCGCCGGCACCGTCACCGCGGTGCTCGTCGAGAACGGCCAGCCCGTCGAGTTCGACCAGCCGCTCGTCGTGGTAGAGTAA
- the glnA gene encoding type I glutamate--ammonia ligase, whose translation MANSASDILSMIKDQEIEWVDLRFTDPKGKWQHLTMVAGLIGEDELTDGLMFDGSSIEGWKAINESDMVLKPDLDAVYVDPFSATPMLILICDIADPVTGELYARDPRSTAKRAEAYLLTTGVGDTVYVGPEAEFFMFDDVRFESSYSTSYYKIDDIELPGNSGREYEGGNLGHRPRAKGGYFPVAPVDSAVDIRGEMVSTMIEMGLPCDKHHHEVAAAQHELGLTFGTLTQTADRMQIYKYVVHQVAHAYGKTATFMPKPIKEDNGSGMHTHFSIWEGKTPLFAGNGYAGLSDMCLYFIGGIIKHAKAVNAFTNPTTNSYKRLVPGYEAPVLLAYSARNRSASCRIPYGTGPKAKRVEVRFPDALANPYLAYAALMMAGMDGILNKIHPGEAMDKNLYDLPPAELAQVPTVAGSLREALDCLAADHDFLLKGDVFSADQIEAYIEIKRDEVARWEMTPSPVEYDMYYSG comes from the coding sequence ATGGCGAATTCCGCGAGCGACATTCTCAGCATGATCAAGGACCAGGAGATCGAGTGGGTCGACCTCCGCTTCACCGATCCCAAGGGCAAGTGGCAGCATCTGACGATGGTCGCCGGCCTGATCGGCGAGGACGAGCTGACCGACGGCCTGATGTTCGACGGCTCGTCGATCGAGGGCTGGAAGGCGATCAACGAGTCCGACATGGTGCTCAAGCCCGATCTGGACGCGGTCTATGTCGATCCGTTCTCGGCGACGCCGATGCTGATCCTGATCTGCGACATCGCCGATCCCGTCACCGGCGAGCTCTACGCGCGCGACCCGCGCTCGACCGCCAAGCGCGCCGAGGCCTATCTGCTGACCACCGGCGTCGGCGACACCGTCTATGTCGGCCCCGAGGCCGAGTTCTTCATGTTCGACGACGTCCGCTTCGAGAGCAGCTATTCGACCAGCTACTACAAGATCGACGACATCGAGCTGCCGGGCAATTCGGGTCGCGAATATGAGGGCGGCAACCTTGGTCACCGGCCGCGCGCGAAGGGCGGCTATTTCCCCGTCGCGCCCGTCGACAGTGCGGTCGACATCCGCGGCGAGATGGTCTCCACGATGATCGAGATGGGCCTGCCCTGTGACAAGCACCACCACGAGGTCGCCGCCGCACAGCACGAGCTGGGCCTGACCTTCGGCACGCTGACGCAGACCGCCGACCGCATGCAGATCTACAAGTACGTCGTCCACCAGGTCGCGCACGCTTACGGCAAGACCGCGACGTTCATGCCCAAGCCGATCAAGGAAGATAACGGCTCGGGGATGCACACGCACTTCTCGATCTGGGAGGGCAAGACCCCGCTGTTCGCCGGCAACGGCTATGCGGGCCTCAGCGACATGTGCCTGTATTTCATCGGCGGCATCATCAAGCACGCCAAGGCGGTCAACGCCTTCACCAACCCGACGACCAACAGCTACAAGCGCCTGGTCCCGGGGTACGAGGCCCCCGTGCTGCTCGCCTATTCGGCGCGCAACCGCTCGGCGTCGTGCCGCATTCCCTACGGCACCGGCCCCAAGGCGAAGCGCGTCGAAGTGCGCTTCCCCGATGCGCTCGCCAACCCGTATCTCGCCTATGCGGCGCTGATGATGGCGGGCATGGACGGCATCCTCAACAAGATCCATCCGGGCGAAGCGATGGACAAGAACCTGTACGACCTGCCGCCGGCAGAGCTCGCCCAGGTCCCGACCGTCGCGGGGTCTCTGCGCGAGGCGCTCGACTGCCTGGCCGCCGACCACGACTTCCTGCTCAAGGGCGACGTGTTCTCGGCCGACCAGATCGAGGCCTATATCGAGATCAAACGCGACGAGGTCGCCCGTTGGGAGATGACCCCGAGCCCGGTCGAGTATGACATGTACTACAGCGGCTGA
- the accC gene encoding acetyl-CoA carboxylase biotin carboxylase subunit yields the protein MPQIKKLLIANRGEIALRIHRACHEMGIKTVAVHSTADAEAMHVRLADEAICIGPPSATDSYLNIPNIISAAEISGADAIHPGYGFLSENAQFAEIVELHNILFVGPKPEHIRTMGDKVEAKRTAGALGLPLVPGSDGAISDVAEAWRIAAEIGYPVIIKAASGGGGRGMKVCESEEQLETLMQQAGSEAKAAFGDATVYMEKYLGNPRHIEFQIFGDGNGNAIHLGERDCSLQRRHQKVLEEAPSPIITPEERERMGGIVAKAMADMGYRGAGTIEFLWEAGEFYFIEMNTRLQVEHPVTEMITGLDLVREQIRVAEGHPLTLRQQDVQFRGHAIECRINAEDPRTFAPSPGLVKVYHAPGGMHVRVDSGLYAGYRVPPYYDSMIAKLIVYGTTRNGALRRLRRALDEMVIDGITTTIPLHRALLDDPEFQDGAYTIKWLEEWLAKQAA from the coding sequence GTGCCGCAGATCAAGAAGCTGCTGATCGCCAACCGCGGCGAGATCGCGCTGCGCATCCACCGCGCCTGCCACGAAATGGGCATCAAGACCGTCGCGGTGCACTCGACCGCGGATGCCGAGGCGATGCACGTCCGCCTCGCCGACGAGGCGATCTGCATCGGACCGCCGTCGGCGACCGACAGCTATCTGAACATCCCCAACATCATCTCGGCGGCCGAAATCTCGGGCGCGGACGCGATCCATCCCGGCTACGGCTTCCTCAGCGAGAACGCGCAGTTCGCCGAGATCGTCGAGCTCCACAACATCCTGTTCGTCGGCCCCAAGCCCGAACACATCCGCACGATGGGCGACAAGGTCGAGGCCAAGCGCACCGCGGGCGCACTGGGCCTGCCGTTGGTCCCCGGCTCCGACGGCGCGATCAGCGACGTCGCCGAGGCTTGGCGGATCGCCGCCGAGATCGGCTATCCGGTGATCATTAAGGCGGCCTCCGGCGGCGGCGGCCGCGGCATGAAGGTGTGCGAGAGCGAGGAACAGCTCGAAACGCTGATGCAGCAGGCGGGCTCGGAGGCGAAGGCCGCGTTCGGCGACGCCACCGTCTATATGGAAAAATATCTGGGCAATCCCCGGCATATCGAATTCCAGATCTTCGGCGACGGCAACGGCAACGCGATCCATCTCGGCGAGCGCGACTGCTCGCTGCAGCGCCGCCACCAGAAGGTGCTCGAGGAAGCGCCCTCGCCGATCATCACGCCCGAAGAGCGCGAGCGGATGGGCGGGATCGTGGCCAAGGCGATGGCCGACATGGGCTATCGCGGCGCAGGGACGATCGAGTTCCTGTGGGAAGCCGGCGAATTCTACTTCATCGAGATGAACACCCGGCTCCAGGTCGAGCATCCGGTGACCGAGATGATCACCGGCCTCGACCTGGTCCGCGAACAGATCCGCGTGGCGGAAGGTCATCCGCTGACGCTGCGCCAGCAGGACGTCCAGTTCCGCGGCCATGCGATCGAATGCCGCATCAACGCCGAGGACCCGCGCACCTTCGCGCCGTCGCCGGGGCTGGTGAAGGTCTATCACGCGCCGGGCGGAATGCACGTCCGCGTCGATAGCGGGCTGTATGCCGGCTACCGCGTGCCGCCGTACTACGACTCGATGATCGCCAAGCTGATCGTCTACGGCACCACCCGCAACGGCGCGCTGCGCCGCCTGCGCCGTGCGCTCGACGAGATGGTGATCGACGGCATCACGACGACGATCCCGCTCCACCGCGCGCTGCTGGACGATCCGGAGTTCCAGGACGGCGCGTACACGATCAAATGGCTGGAGGAATGGCTGGCCAAGCAGGCCGCGTAG
- the arsC gene encoding arsenate reductase (glutaredoxin) (This arsenate reductase requires both glutathione and glutaredoxin to convert arsenate to arsenite, after which the efflux transporter formed by ArsA and ArsB can extrude the arsenite from the cell, providing resistance.) encodes MKATIYHNPRCSKSRDALALLQESGADVTIVEYLKTPPTRAELERLYARAGMTPRQGLRMAEDGAKAVKHGDADAILDAMMVDPSLIERPLVETDKGVRLGRPTARIADIL; translated from the coding sequence GTGAAAGCCACGATCTACCACAACCCGCGCTGCTCCAAATCGCGCGACGCGCTCGCCCTTCTGCAGGAGTCCGGCGCCGACGTCACGATCGTCGAATATCTGAAGACCCCGCCCACCCGCGCCGAGCTCGAACGCCTCTACGCGCGTGCCGGGATGACCCCGCGCCAAGGGCTCCGCATGGCCGAGGACGGCGCCAAGGCGGTCAAGCATGGCGATGCCGATGCGATCCTCGACGCGATGATGGTCGACCCCTCGCTGATCGAGCGGCCGCTGGTCGAAACCGACAAGGGCGTGCGGCTCGGCCGCCCCACCGCGCGCATCGCGGACATTCTCTGA
- a CDS encoding CsbD family protein, whose amino-acid sequence MGEFTDKAAAAGNKIAGNVKEAVGKATDNERLVAEGEAQQAKGTAQNVKGSVKGALGDDI is encoded by the coding sequence ATGGGCGAATTCACCGACAAGGCAGCAGCCGCAGGCAACAAGATCGCCGGCAACGTCAAGGAAGCCGTCGGCAAGGCAACCGATAACGAGCGGCTGGTCGCCGAAGGCGAAGCGCAGCAGGCCAAGGGCACCGCGCAGAACGTCAAGGGCAGCGTCAAGGGCGCGCTCGGCGACGACATCTGA
- the thiS gene encoding sulfur carrier protein ThiS, whose translation MPHTDGTVTITVNGEHKRVSAGLSLADLATELGLVPEKVAVERNMEVVPRSTLAQVMVEDGDDLEIVHFVGGGDHGAVIDTDTWSVAGQTFRSRLIVGTGKYKDFAQNAAALEASGAEIVTVAMRRVNVSDRNAPMLTDFIDPKKVTYLPNTAGCFDAESAIRTLRLAREAGGWELVKLEVLGEAKTLYPDMVETLRATEVLANEGFKPMVYCVDDPIAAKRLENAGAVAIMPLGAPIGSGLGIQNRVTIRLIVEGAGVPVLVDAGVGTASDAAVAMELGCDGVLMNTAIAEAKDPIMMAAAMKAAVESGRLAYRAGRMGQRRYADPSSPLAGLI comes from the coding sequence ATGCCCCATACCGACGGCACCGTCACCATCACGGTCAATGGCGAGCACAAGCGGGTCTCGGCGGGGTTGTCGCTCGCGGATCTCGCGACCGAACTGGGGCTGGTGCCCGAGAAGGTCGCGGTCGAGCGGAACATGGAGGTCGTGCCGCGCTCGACGCTGGCGCAGGTGATGGTCGAGGACGGCGACGACCTCGAGATCGTGCACTTCGTCGGTGGCGGCGATCACGGCGCGGTGATCGATACCGATACGTGGAGCGTCGCGGGGCAGACCTTCCGCTCGCGCCTCATCGTCGGCACCGGCAAGTACAAGGACTTCGCGCAGAACGCGGCGGCACTCGAAGCCTCGGGCGCGGAGATCGTCACGGTCGCGATGCGGCGCGTCAACGTGTCGGATCGCAACGCGCCGATGCTTACCGACTTCATCGATCCCAAGAAGGTCACGTACCTGCCCAATACCGCGGGCTGCTTCGATGCCGAATCGGCGATCCGCACGCTGCGCCTCGCGCGCGAGGCGGGCGGCTGGGAACTGGTGAAGCTCGAGGTGCTGGGCGAGGCGAAGACGCTGTATCCCGACATGGTCGAGACGCTGCGCGCGACCGAGGTGCTGGCGAACGAAGGCTTCAAGCCGATGGTCTATTGCGTCGACGATCCGATCGCGGCCAAGCGCCTGGAGAATGCGGGCGCGGTCGCGATCATGCCGCTGGGCGCACCGATCGGCTCGGGGCTGGGGATCCAGAATCGTGTCACGATCCGGCTGATCGTCGAGGGGGCAGGGGTGCCGGTGCTGGTCGATGCGGGCGTCGGCACGGCGTCGGATGCGGCCGTCGCGATGGAGCTGGGCTGCGACGGCGTGCTGATGAACACCGCGATCGCCGAGGCGAAGGACCCCATTATGATGGCGGCGGCGATGAAGGCGGCGGTCGAATCCGGGCGCCTCGCCTATCGTGCCGGGCGGATGGGGCAGCGGCGCTATGCCGACCCGTCGAGCCCCTTGGCCGGATTGATCTAA